One Glycine soja cultivar W05 chromosome 2, ASM419377v2, whole genome shotgun sequence genomic region harbors:
- the LOC114396719 gene encoding protein CHUP1, chloroplastic-like isoform X1 translates to MREGETMLQEENESEIITSLKKKLEVHMARNELLLKENQELREEVVRLKSQIISLKAHNMERKSVLWKKIQKSIDDNNNSEAHQQHKAPPVQVITGEKSSQYENVHTNPNFKDTTPKKDKPAAIVTPAPPPRPSPTLLLPLHKKEKGLKVQQAIAPPPPPTPPKLSSVGLKTLRRVPEVIELYRSLTQKDANMENRIHSNGIPTVAFTRNMIEEIENRSTYLSAIKSEVQRQGEFISFLIKEVESTSFADVSEVEAFVKWLDGELSSLVDERSVLKHFPQWPEQKVDALREAACNYRDLKNLESEVSSYEDNPKESLAQTLRKIQALQDRLERSVSAKERMRESTSKRYKNFHIPWEWMLDIGIIGQMKLSSLRLAKEFMKRMTKELVSNELLQEDNLFVQGVKFAFRVHQFAGGFDLETIQAFQELKKIGCAIPSYSNLIKCPKLVKTCQKPEEMIRCMTLKTVMLQDAVTQ, encoded by the exons ATGAGGGAAGGGGAGACAATGCTACAGGAAGAGAATGAGTCTGAGATCATCACATCTCTTAAGAAAAAACTTGAAGTCCACATGGCAAGGAATGAGTTACTACTGAAGGAAAATCAGGAACTCAGAGAAGAAGTAGTTCGGTTAAAGTCACAGATAATTTCACTTAAAGCACACAACATGGAGAGGAAATCCGTTCTATGGAAGAAGATACAGAAATCCATAGATGACAACAACAATTCAGAAGCACATCAACAACATAAAGCACCACCAGTTCAGGTAATCACAGGTGAAAAGAGTTCACAGTATGAGAATGTGCATACAAATCCAAATTTCAAAGACACAACACCTAAAAAAGACAAACCAGCAGCAATAGTAACACCAGCTCCGCCACCAAGGCCTTCTCCCACCCTCCTTCTTCCTTTacataaaaaagagaaaggacTTAAAGTGCAGCAAGCAatagcaccaccaccacctccaacACCACCAAAATTATCATCGGTTGGGTTAAAAACTCTGCGCCGTGTGCCTGAAGTAATCGAATTGTATCGTTCCCTAACACAAAAGGATGCTAACATGGAAAACAGAATACATTCCAATGGAATTCCCACAGTAGCATTCACCAGAAACATGATTGAGGAAATTGAAAACCGCTCAACTTATCTCTCAGCT ATAAAATCAGAAGTTCAAAGACAAGGGGAATTCATCAGTTTCTTAATTAAGGAGGTTGAGTCTACCTCTTTTGCAGATGTTTCTGAGGTGGAAGCATTTGTCAAATGGCTAGATGGGGAACTATCTTCATTGGTGGATGAAAGGTCAGTGCTAAAACATTTTCCTCAATGGCCAGAACAAAAAGTAGATGCACTCAGAGAAGCAGCTTGTAACTACAGAGATCTGAAGAACCTTGAATCTGAAGTTTCATCCTATGAGGACAATCCCAAAGAGTCATTGGCTCAGACTTTGAGAAAGATACAAGCACTGCAAGACAG GTTGGAGAGAAGTGTAAGTGCTAAAGAGAGGATGAGGGAGAGTACTAGCAAGAGATACAAGAATTTCCATATCCCTTGGGAATGGATGCTGGACATAGGCATTATTGGTCAG ATGAAGCTAAGTTCATTGAGGCTGGCAAAGGAATTCATGAAACGGATGACAAAGGAATTAGTGTCAAATGAACTTTTGCAGGAAGATAACCTTTTTGTACAAGGAGTTAAGTTTGCATTCAGAGTGCACCAG TTTGCAGGTGGCTTTGATCTTGAGACCATACAAGCATTTCAAGAATTGAAGAAGATTGGTTGTGCTATACCAAGCTATAGTAATCTGATAAAATGCCCCAAACTTGTTAAAACTTGCCAGAAACCT
- the LOC114396719 gene encoding protein CHUP1, chloroplastic-like isoform X3, whose protein sequence is MREGETMLQEENESEIITSLKKKLEVHMARNELLLKENQELREEVVRLKSQIISLKAHNMERKSVLWKKIQKSIDDNNNSEAHQQHKAPPVQVITGEKSSQYENVHTNPNFKDTTPKKDKPAAIVTPAPPPRPSPTLLLPLHKKEKGLKVQQAIAPPPPPTPPKLSSVGLKTLRRVPEVIELYRSLTQKDANMENRIHSNGIPTVAFTRNMIEEIENRSTYLSAIKSEVQRQGEFISFLIKEVESTSFADVSEVEAFVKWLDGELSSLVDERSVLKHFPQWPEQKVDALREAACNYRDLKNLESEVSSYEDNPKESLAQTLRKIQALQDRLERSVSAKERMRESTSKRYKNFHIPWEWMLDIGIIGQMKLSSLRLAKEFMKRMTKELVSNELLQEDNLFVQGVKFAFRVHQVALILRPYKHFKN, encoded by the exons ATGAGGGAAGGGGAGACAATGCTACAGGAAGAGAATGAGTCTGAGATCATCACATCTCTTAAGAAAAAACTTGAAGTCCACATGGCAAGGAATGAGTTACTACTGAAGGAAAATCAGGAACTCAGAGAAGAAGTAGTTCGGTTAAAGTCACAGATAATTTCACTTAAAGCACACAACATGGAGAGGAAATCCGTTCTATGGAAGAAGATACAGAAATCCATAGATGACAACAACAATTCAGAAGCACATCAACAACATAAAGCACCACCAGTTCAGGTAATCACAGGTGAAAAGAGTTCACAGTATGAGAATGTGCATACAAATCCAAATTTCAAAGACACAACACCTAAAAAAGACAAACCAGCAGCAATAGTAACACCAGCTCCGCCACCAAGGCCTTCTCCCACCCTCCTTCTTCCTTTacataaaaaagagaaaggacTTAAAGTGCAGCAAGCAatagcaccaccaccacctccaacACCACCAAAATTATCATCGGTTGGGTTAAAAACTCTGCGCCGTGTGCCTGAAGTAATCGAATTGTATCGTTCCCTAACACAAAAGGATGCTAACATGGAAAACAGAATACATTCCAATGGAATTCCCACAGTAGCATTCACCAGAAACATGATTGAGGAAATTGAAAACCGCTCAACTTATCTCTCAGCT ATAAAATCAGAAGTTCAAAGACAAGGGGAATTCATCAGTTTCTTAATTAAGGAGGTTGAGTCTACCTCTTTTGCAGATGTTTCTGAGGTGGAAGCATTTGTCAAATGGCTAGATGGGGAACTATCTTCATTGGTGGATGAAAGGTCAGTGCTAAAACATTTTCCTCAATGGCCAGAACAAAAAGTAGATGCACTCAGAGAAGCAGCTTGTAACTACAGAGATCTGAAGAACCTTGAATCTGAAGTTTCATCCTATGAGGACAATCCCAAAGAGTCATTGGCTCAGACTTTGAGAAAGATACAAGCACTGCAAGACAG GTTGGAGAGAAGTGTAAGTGCTAAAGAGAGGATGAGGGAGAGTACTAGCAAGAGATACAAGAATTTCCATATCCCTTGGGAATGGATGCTGGACATAGGCATTATTGGTCAG ATGAAGCTAAGTTCATTGAGGCTGGCAAAGGAATTCATGAAACGGATGACAAAGGAATTAGTGTCAAATGAACTTTTGCAGGAAGATAACCTTTTTGTACAAGGAGTTAAGTTTGCATTCAGAGTGCACCAG GTGGCTTTGATCTTGAGACCATACAAGCATTTCAAGAATTGA
- the LOC114396719 gene encoding protein CHUP1, chloroplastic-like isoform X2 — translation MREGETMLQEENESEIITSLKKKLEVHMARNELLLKENQELREEVVRLKSQIISLKAHNMERKSVLWKKIQKSIDDNNNSEAHQQHKAPPVQVITGEKSSQYENVHTNPNFKDTTPKKDKPAAIVTPAPPPRPSPTLLLPLHKKEKGLKVQQAIAPPPPPTPPKLSSVGLKTLRRVPEVIELYRSLTQKDANMENRIHSNGIPTVAFTRNMIEEIENRSTYLSAIKSEVQRQGEFISFLIKEVESTSFADVSEVEAFVKWLDGELSSLVDERSVLKHFPQWPEQKVDALREAACNYRDLKNLESEVSSYEDNPKESLAQTLRKIQALQDRLERSVSAKERMRESTSKRYKNFHIPWEWMLDIGIIGQMKLSSLRLAKEFMKRMTKELVSNELLQEDNLFVQGVKFAFRVHQPFSLQVALILRPYKHFKN, via the exons ATGAGGGAAGGGGAGACAATGCTACAGGAAGAGAATGAGTCTGAGATCATCACATCTCTTAAGAAAAAACTTGAAGTCCACATGGCAAGGAATGAGTTACTACTGAAGGAAAATCAGGAACTCAGAGAAGAAGTAGTTCGGTTAAAGTCACAGATAATTTCACTTAAAGCACACAACATGGAGAGGAAATCCGTTCTATGGAAGAAGATACAGAAATCCATAGATGACAACAACAATTCAGAAGCACATCAACAACATAAAGCACCACCAGTTCAGGTAATCACAGGTGAAAAGAGTTCACAGTATGAGAATGTGCATACAAATCCAAATTTCAAAGACACAACACCTAAAAAAGACAAACCAGCAGCAATAGTAACACCAGCTCCGCCACCAAGGCCTTCTCCCACCCTCCTTCTTCCTTTacataaaaaagagaaaggacTTAAAGTGCAGCAAGCAatagcaccaccaccacctccaacACCACCAAAATTATCATCGGTTGGGTTAAAAACTCTGCGCCGTGTGCCTGAAGTAATCGAATTGTATCGTTCCCTAACACAAAAGGATGCTAACATGGAAAACAGAATACATTCCAATGGAATTCCCACAGTAGCATTCACCAGAAACATGATTGAGGAAATTGAAAACCGCTCAACTTATCTCTCAGCT ATAAAATCAGAAGTTCAAAGACAAGGGGAATTCATCAGTTTCTTAATTAAGGAGGTTGAGTCTACCTCTTTTGCAGATGTTTCTGAGGTGGAAGCATTTGTCAAATGGCTAGATGGGGAACTATCTTCATTGGTGGATGAAAGGTCAGTGCTAAAACATTTTCCTCAATGGCCAGAACAAAAAGTAGATGCACTCAGAGAAGCAGCTTGTAACTACAGAGATCTGAAGAACCTTGAATCTGAAGTTTCATCCTATGAGGACAATCCCAAAGAGTCATTGGCTCAGACTTTGAGAAAGATACAAGCACTGCAAGACAG GTTGGAGAGAAGTGTAAGTGCTAAAGAGAGGATGAGGGAGAGTACTAGCAAGAGATACAAGAATTTCCATATCCCTTGGGAATGGATGCTGGACATAGGCATTATTGGTCAG ATGAAGCTAAGTTCATTGAGGCTGGCAAAGGAATTCATGAAACGGATGACAAAGGAATTAGTGTCAAATGAACTTTTGCAGGAAGATAACCTTTTTGTACAAGGAGTTAAGTTTGCATTCAGAGTGCACCAG CCTTTCAGTTTGCAGGTGGCTTTGATCTTGAGACCATACAAGCATTTCAAGAATTGA